In Euphorbia lathyris chromosome 9, ddEupLath1.1, whole genome shotgun sequence, the following are encoded in one genomic region:
- the LOC136206405 gene encoding hydrophobic protein RCI2A — protein sequence MSGTTNFIDIIIAILLPPLGVFLKFGCNVEFWICLVLTLLGYLPGILYAIYVITK from the exons ATGTCTGGAACAACAAATTTCATCGATATTATCATAGCAATCCTCTTGCCTCCCCTCGGTGTTTTCCTCAAGTTCGGTTGCAAT GTTGAATTCTGGATCTGTTTGGTTTTAACTCTTCTTGGTTACTTACCTGGAATTCTCTATGCTATTTATGTTATCACCAAGTGA